A window of Streptomyces sp. DG1A-41 contains these coding sequences:
- a CDS encoding ferredoxin, translating into MGDRWHVEVDRSLCIGSAQCLHHAPDGFRLDSARQSHPLAPDTDANERLLEAAESCPVEAITITLADSGEPVFPPEE; encoded by the coding sequence ATGGGCGACCGCTGGCACGTCGAGGTCGACCGCTCCCTGTGCATCGGCTCCGCCCAGTGCCTCCACCACGCCCCGGACGGCTTCCGCCTGGACTCCGCCCGGCAGTCCCATCCGCTCGCCCCGGATACGGACGCGAACGAGCGGCTGCTGGAGGCGGCGGAGAGCTGCCCGGTGGAGGCGATCACGATCACGCTGGCGGACAGCGGCGAGCCGGTGTTCCCACCGGAGGAGTAG
- a CDS encoding aldehyde dehydrogenase, whose amino-acid sequence MTELVEHGQLFVGGELTDPLGTDVIEVISPHTEEVIGRVPHASTADVDRAVGVARRAFDEGPWPRMSLDERIEVVSRIKDGIAARHDEIARVISAQNGSPYSWSVLAQALGAVMVWDSALTVARNFAYEERRDGVLGRILVRREPVGVVAAVVPWNVPQFVAAAKLAPALLTGCTAVLKPSPESPLDAYLLGEIAREAGLPEGVLSILPADREVSEYLVGHPGIDKVSFTGSVAAGKRVMEVAARNLTRVTLELGGKSAAVVLPDADVETAVAGIAPAAWMNNGQACVAQTRILLPRSRYDEFADALAAAAGALTVGDPLDPATQVGPLVARRQQRRNLDYIRIGQEEGAKILTGGGRPAGLDRGWYVEPTLFGDVDNSMRIAREEIFGPVICLLPYDDESDAVKIANDSDYGLSGSVWTADVEHGIDIARQVRTGTYSVNTFSLDMLGPFGGYKNSGLGREFGPEGYGEYLEHKMIHLPADA is encoded by the coding sequence ATGACCGAGCTCGTGGAACACGGACAGCTGTTCGTCGGCGGGGAGTTGACCGACCCCCTGGGTACGGACGTCATCGAGGTGATCTCGCCGCACACGGAAGAGGTCATCGGGCGCGTCCCGCACGCCTCGACGGCGGATGTGGACCGGGCCGTGGGGGTGGCCCGGCGGGCCTTCGACGAGGGACCCTGGCCGCGTATGAGCCTCGACGAGCGGATCGAGGTCGTGAGCAGGATCAAGGACGGGATCGCCGCCCGGCACGACGAGATCGCCCGCGTGATCTCCGCCCAGAACGGCTCGCCGTACTCCTGGAGCGTCCTCGCCCAGGCCCTCGGCGCCGTCATGGTCTGGGACTCGGCGCTCACCGTCGCGCGGAACTTCGCGTACGAGGAGCGGCGCGACGGCGTGCTCGGCCGCATCCTCGTCCGGCGCGAGCCCGTCGGGGTGGTCGCCGCCGTCGTCCCCTGGAACGTCCCGCAGTTCGTCGCCGCCGCCAAACTCGCCCCCGCGCTGCTCACCGGCTGCACGGCCGTGCTCAAGCCCTCGCCCGAGTCGCCGCTGGACGCCTACCTGCTCGGCGAGATCGCGAGGGAGGCCGGGCTGCCGGAGGGCGTGCTGTCGATCCTGCCCGCGGACCGGGAGGTGAGCGAGTACCTGGTCGGGCACCCCGGCATCGACAAGGTGTCCTTCACCGGTTCGGTCGCGGCAGGCAAGCGCGTGATGGAGGTGGCGGCCCGCAACCTCACGCGCGTGACGCTCGAACTGGGCGGCAAGTCGGCGGCCGTCGTCCTGCCCGACGCGGACGTCGAGACGGCCGTGGCGGGCATCGCCCCCGCGGCCTGGATGAACAACGGGCAGGCCTGCGTCGCCCAGACCCGCATCCTCCTCCCGCGCTCCCGCTACGACGAGTTCGCCGACGCCCTGGCCGCCGCGGCCGGCGCACTGACGGTCGGCGACCCCCTGGACCCCGCCACCCAGGTGGGCCCGCTGGTGGCGCGGCGGCAGCAGCGGCGCAACCTCGACTACATCCGCATCGGACAGGAGGAGGGCGCGAAGATTCTCACCGGCGGCGGACGCCCGGCCGGCCTCGACCGCGGCTGGTACGTCGAGCCGACCCTCTTCGGCGACGTCGACAACTCCATGCGCATCGCCCGCGAGGAGATCTTCGGCCCGGTGATCTGCCTGCTCCCCTACGACGACGAGTCCGACGCCGTGAAGATCGCCAACGACTCCGACTACGGGCTGAGCGGCAGCGTGTGGACGGCGGACGTCGAGCACGGCATCGACATCGCCCGGCAGGTCCGCACGGGCACGTACTCGGTCAACACCTTCAGCCTGGACATGCTCGGCCCCTTCGGCGGCTACAAGAACTCGGGCCTGGGGCGGGAGTTCGGGCCCGAGGGGTACGGCGAGTACCTGGAGCACAAGATGATCCACCTCCCGGCGGACGCGTAG
- a CDS encoding TetR family transcriptional regulator: MPAEAQVSAKVNKVAKVDARVAAPASPPLTERQEARRRRILHASAQLASRGGFDAVQMREVAESSQVALGTLYRYFPSKIHLLVATMQDQLEHMHGTLRKKPPQGETAAERVAETLMRAFRALQREPHLADAMVRALTFADRSVSPEVDQVSRQTTAIILDAMGLDHPTPEQLSAVRVIEHTWHSALITWLSGRASIAQVKIDIETVCRLVDLTAPAAPPAP; this comes from the coding sequence ATGCCCGCGGAAGCCCAGGTGAGCGCCAAGGTGAACAAGGTGGCCAAGGTGGACGCCAGAGTCGCAGCCCCCGCCTCTCCGCCCCTGACGGAGCGGCAGGAGGCCCGCCGTCGCCGCATCCTGCACGCGAGCGCGCAACTGGCCAGCCGGGGCGGCTTCGACGCCGTGCAGATGCGCGAGGTCGCGGAGTCCTCGCAGGTGGCGCTCGGCACCCTGTACCGCTACTTCCCCTCCAAGATCCATCTGCTGGTCGCCACCATGCAGGACCAGCTGGAGCACATGCACGGCACGCTGCGGAAGAAGCCCCCGCAGGGCGAGACGGCGGCCGAGCGGGTCGCGGAGACGCTGATGCGGGCCTTCCGCGCCCTCCAGCGCGAGCCGCACCTGGCCGACGCGATGGTCCGCGCCCTCACCTTCGCCGACCGCAGCGTGAGCCCGGAGGTCGACCAGGTCTCACGGCAGACGACGGCGATCATCCTGGACGCGATGGGGCTGGACCACCCCACTCCGGAGCAGCTGTCGGCGGTCCGGGTCATCGAGCACACCTGGCACTCGGCCCTCATCACCTGGCTGTCGGGCCGTGCCTCCATCGCCCAGGTCAAGATCGACATCGAGACGGTGTGCCGCTTGGTCGACCTGACCGCCCCGGCCGCGCCCCCGGCCCCCTGA
- a CDS encoding GYD domain-containing protein, whose translation MAKYLFKVKLTSDGLKGLLKEGGSARRDVVDRMVDGLGGRVETMYWAFGEDDVYVTAELPGNTSAAALGMVVSAAGGVRTSTVVLLSAEEIDEAVRQQVDYRAPGT comes from the coding sequence ATGGCGAAGTACCTCTTCAAGGTGAAGCTGACCTCGGACGGTCTGAAGGGCCTGCTCAAGGAAGGCGGGAGCGCGCGGCGTGACGTCGTCGACCGCATGGTCGACGGCCTCGGGGGCCGGGTCGAGACGATGTACTGGGCCTTCGGCGAGGACGACGTCTACGTCACGGCGGAGCTGCCGGGCAACACCTCCGCCGCGGCCTTGGGCATGGTCGTCTCGGCGGCGGGCGGGGTCCGCACGAGCACGGTCGTCCTGCTCTCGGCGGAGGAGATCGACGAGGCCGTCCGGCAACAGGTGGACTACCGGGCACCCGGCACCTGA